A DNA window from bacterium contains the following coding sequences:
- a CDS encoding ABC transporter substrate-binding protein, with the protein MRKTAIAVSMLLVLASVASAADTIKLGGMLPLSGRASDLGITCKQGAELAVKEINAKGGVLGKKFELLMADSKANVQELVSLSKRYTQKDKVNFLFGVVSSGGSLAVAEVAKQEKVIFMDTVGSTDTLTKEKWNRYTFRSGTCNSQEANSLVLYTASKHKNLMKFYNIGPDYEYGRTMWDLFKAKTKEVNPKAQFIGEQWPKLFIPDYTSYINAILQAKPDAVFCSLWGGDLVAFIKQAKPYGVFDKMKWIIATGGDITVAKALGKDMPTGLIVDQRYYFHWPNSKKNQEFVKAYRAQFNDYPAGWSAEGYDGVYFLAAAIKKAGSLDTDKVIAALEGLTIDAPRGKSTLRKEDHQLSSDFMVGETVFVKEYPFAIVGKTEVFKADQVLYSIAEWKKAQAGNK; encoded by the coding sequence ATGAGAAAGACGGCTATCGCTGTATCGATGCTGTTGGTGCTGGCGTCCGTTGCGTCGGCGGCGGACACGATCAAGCTGGGGGGGATGCTGCCGTTGTCGGGCCGCGCCTCGGACCTGGGGATCACGTGCAAGCAGGGCGCGGAGCTGGCGGTCAAGGAGATCAACGCGAAGGGCGGCGTCCTCGGGAAGAAGTTCGAGCTGCTGATGGCCGACTCCAAGGCGAACGTCCAGGAGCTCGTTTCCCTGTCCAAGCGGTACACCCAGAAGGACAAGGTGAACTTCCTGTTCGGCGTGGTGAGTTCGGGGGGGTCCCTCGCGGTCGCCGAGGTCGCCAAGCAGGAGAAGGTGATCTTCATGGACACCGTGGGCTCCACCGACACCCTGACCAAGGAGAAGTGGAACCGCTACACGTTCCGCTCGGGGACGTGCAATTCCCAGGAGGCCAACTCCCTGGTGCTGTACACGGCCTCGAAGCACAAGAACCTGATGAAGTTCTACAACATCGGGCCAGACTACGAGTACGGCCGGACGATGTGGGACCTCTTCAAGGCGAAGACGAAGGAAGTGAACCCGAAGGCGCAGTTCATCGGCGAACAGTGGCCCAAGCTCTTCATCCCCGACTACACCTCCTATATCAACGCCATCCTCCAGGCGAAGCCCGACGCGGTGTTCTGCTCCCTCTGGGGCGGCGACCTGGTCGCCTTCATCAAGCAGGCGAAGCCGTACGGCGTGTTCGACAAGATGAAGTGGATCATCGCCACGGGAGGGGACATCACCGTCGCCAAGGCGCTCGGGAAGGACATGCCCACGGGATTGATCGTCGACCAGCGGTACTACTTCCACTGGCCGAACAGCAAGAAGAACCAGGAGTTCGTGAAGGCATACCGGGCCCAGTTCAACGACTATCCGGCCGGATGGTCGGCCGAGGGATATGACGGCGTGTACTTCCTCGCCGCGGCCATCAAGAAGGCCGGTTCGCTCGACACCGACAAGGTGATCGCGGCCCTCGAAGGGCTGACGATCGACGCTCCCCGCGGGAAGTCGACGCTGCGGAAGGAGGACCACCAGCTCTCCAGCGACTTCATGGTCGGCGAAACCGTGTTCGTGAAGGAGTACCCGTTCGCCATCGTCGGGAAGACCGAGGTGTTCAAGGCGGACCAGGTGCTCTACTCGATC